Genomic DNA from Halobaculum sp. MBLA0147:
GCCCGGTGGCGTGCGACGTTGTCGCGGCGGATCTCCCGCACGCCGGCGGCGATGGTCACGACCGCCGCCGCGGAGACGACGGCGTTGACGTGTGGGATGGCCGCCAGCGTCGCGGCGGAGGCCTGCGGGAGGAGACTGGTCGGGAACACCTGCCCGACGGCACCGAACACGAGTGCCAGCGACACGACACTCAACAGCGCCGTCACGCCGGGGACGTGATCGCGGACCCGAGAGAGCATGACTCTGGGTAGGCCCGGATCGGTCTTGTGTCCTCGGATTCTCGACACGCGAGAACACCGCCGCTCAGGACTCGGGTGTCGGGTCCCACCGCTCGGCGCGGCGGGCGGTGTCGTCGTCGAGTCGCTCCGGGAGCGTCGCGAACCACGCCGCGCCGTGACTCTCGCCGGGCTGTGGCGCGAGGCGGCCACCGTCGTAGCGCCCGTCGAAGTAGACGTGTAGCGAGTGCGTCCGGTCGTCACACGACGGATCGTCGGAGGTCCAGACGCGGTGGAGGAGGAGCCACGGCGCGTCGAGTGTACACTCCAAGCCGACCTCCTCGCGGACCTCGCGGTGCGCCGCCGTCTCGTGGTCCTCGCCGGGTTCGAGCCCGCCACCCGGGAGGCCCCA
This window encodes:
- a CDS encoding NUDIX hydrolase, which codes for MVERERDWVRDRLASYRDDYSDTAVEQTTVTVPDERFQQYLDPDSDPYRGSAYVWLVREPSDAPPLSDSTPGERVRRRRVCLQLPRANEAETWGLPGGGLEPGEDHETAAHREVREEVGLECTLDAPWLLLHRVWTSDDPSCDDRTHSLHVYFDGRYDGGRLAPQPGESHGAAWFATLPERLDDDTARRAERWDPTPES